One part of the Phragmites australis chromosome 3, lpPhrAust1.1, whole genome shotgun sequence genome encodes these proteins:
- the LOC133911902 gene encoding ninja-family protein 1-like translates to MEGYSRDLLCGFGRGDAPPPEQRPRPPRVDMEEVELSLGLSLGGRFGLERRGERLARSSSVAAVLMTPVEVAAPTALARTSSLPAKAEEAEVGRKQGLNGWGSSCRENGGLGVEAAARLPESGSPSSGSSDGEGQRLQVNIADPLLRTTSLPAGIDDECRKRKAAQSLKRLELKKKRIERRNSLTCNTSKEAAGQILEEMNANTEKLESFDEVVMRNKQNHSNDQHLMNGLPLMHQVTFTSKDRSLSAMRKKLNSAFKGTTGTEDHSPSAAVAHPGEGANGATAASPPFPSLVARAAALGSMGDQQRISGRVAARAKSMGDAERIMMQEMPCVCTKGLPNGNRVEGFLYKYRKGEEVRIVCVCHGSFLTPAEFVKHAGGGEVANPLRHIIVNPQSFV, encoded by the exons ATGGAGGGCTATTCGAGGGACTTACTGTGCGGATTCGGCAGGGGAGACGCGCCGCCACCGGAGCAGAGGCCGAGGCCGCCGCGGGTGGACATGGAGGAGGTCGAGCTCAGCCTCGGGCTGTCTCTCGGCGGCCGGTTCGGGCTGGAGAGGCGGGGGGAGAGGCTCGCCCGGTCGTCGTCTGTGGCGGCCGTCTTGATGACGccggtggaggtggcggcgccGACCGCGCTCGCGAGGACGAGCTCGCTGCCGGCCAAGGcagaggaggcggaggtggggAGGAAGCAGGGGCTGAACGGCTGGGGTAGTTCTTGCCGTGAAAACGGTGGTCTCGGCGTGGAGGCTGCGGCGAGGCTGCCGGAGAGCGGGAGCCCGTCCTCGGGCTCGTCGGACGGCGAAGGGCAAAGATTGCAAG TGAACATTGCAGACCCCCTCTTGAGGACTACTTCACTCCCTGCTGGCATTGACGATGAGTGTAGGAAGAGAAAGGCAGCTCAGAGTCTGAAGAGGCTTgagttgaagaagaagaggattGAGAGGAGGAACTCTCTAACTTGCAACACTTCAAAAGAAGCAGCTGGGCAGATTCTAGAAGAAATGAATGCAAACACTGAGAAATTGGAGAGTTTTGATGAAGTTGTTATGAGGAATAAGCAGAATCATAGCAATGACCAGCATTTGATGAATGGACTTCCTCTGATGCATCAGGTTacatttacatcaaaagatcgCAGTTTGTCAGCTATGCGAAAGAAGCTGAATTCAGCCTTCAAAg GAACAACTGGCACCGAGGATCACAGCCCGTCAGCAGCTGTTGCACACCCCGGTGAGGGTGCGAATGGCGCAACGGCAGCAagcccaccgtttccatcattGGTGGCCAGAGCAGCAGCCCTTGGTTCCATGGGAGATCAACAACGTATTTCTGGCAGAGTTGCAGCAAGAGCCAAGAGCATGGGGGACGCGGAGAGGATCATGATGCAGGAGATGCCGTGCGTGTGCACCAAGGGGCTCCCCAACGGCAACAGGGTGGAAGGCTTCCTCTACAAGTACAGGAAAGGCGAGGAAGTGAGGATCGTCTGCGTGTGCCATGGTAGCTTCCTGACTCCAGCAGAGTTCGTGAAGCATGCTGGAGGTGGCGAGGTTGCCAACCCGCTGCGGCACATCATCGTCAACCCGCAATCCTTCGTTTGA